In the Deinococcus apachensis DSM 19763 genome, CTGGCGGGGTAACCGCGCAGACCCCACCGACCTCCCTGCCGGATCACGCCCAGAGGCCCGTTTCCCGCCCACTCCTGGGCACCCGCATCGACGCGACCAGCTACGCCCAAGCGGCAGCAGACGTGATCACCTGGGCGCAGGCCGGGGGCCCCCGCCGGGTCCACGCCGCCAACGTCCACATGGTCATGGAGGGAGTGGACGACCCCAACTTCCAGGCCGTCACCAACTCCGCCGACTTGGTCACGCCCGACGGGATGCCGCTCGTCTGGGGGTTGAAGCTGCTGGGGGTCCGGGACGCCGAGCGGGTCTACGGCCCCACCCTGACCCTGCATGTCTGCGAGGCGGCAGCCAAAGCGGGGGTGCCCATCGGGTTGTACGGCGGCACGCCCGAGAGCCTGGGGGACTTCCGGGCTTTCCTGGAGCGCCAGTTCCCCGGCATCCAGGTGGCCTGCACGATTGCCCCGCCCTTCCGCCCGCTGACGCCCGAGGAGGACGCCGAGGACGTCCGGCAGATCCTCGCCTCCGGGGCCCGCATCCTTTTCGTGGGGATCGGCTGCCCGAAGCAGGAGTGGTGGATGTACCGTCACCGCGACCGGCTGCCCCTCACCATGCTGGGGGTGGGCGCGGCCTTCGACTTCCACTCGGGGCGGGTCCGGCAGGCACCCGGGGCGATGCAGCGCCTGGGGCTGGAGTGGCTCTTCCGGCTGGCGATGGAGCCCAAGCGGCTCTGGAAGCGTTACGTCCGGCAAAACCCTCGCTTCCTGCTGATGTTCGCCCGCCAACTTCTGGGTGGCCGCACGGGCTCGTGCTGAACCGCGAGTAACAGCTGCTCGTAGTCTGGAGCGTCATTTTGGCTGCGGTTGGATGTGTAGCTCGCTTCGCTACTGAGGACCAGTTCGCCAGTTATTGCATGGCGGCTCCCATGGTGCGGGGCAGTGGGAAGAACAGCCGGGTCCAGCTCAACCGCGATGGAAATTGCCGATTGAATTGGGCCCTCCACATTGTGGCGCTGACCAGGAGGTGTTGCGACCAGCAGACACGGAAGTTCCTGGCCAAGGTCAAGGCGCGAGGAAAGACTCCTCGCGCCTCTCTCCGCATCTTGAAAACCCACACCGCGCGGGAACTCTTCCGTCATCTCAATAGCACTTCTCCCCCTGCTCTCTTCCACTTGGCCGCTATACAGCGACATGCCAGGATCTACTTTTAGGGGGCAGGCCACCTGATTCAATAAACCGGCATGGTGACAGGTGTCAACAAATAGGACATCCCAAAGCCGTATCGCTCAAATGAGCAGATGGTATACGACATTCAATTTCGTGAGCAACGTGGTCTTCTACAGCACGAACCGGTGGCGAAGCTGCCCGTGTTGGAATCACACGAGGGGAACGCATTATTGGCCTCCCTGCTGACAGCGCTCGCCAAGCTCAGGCCCATTATGGATAGCACGACTGCGTGAGGAGGTGACCTACAGGAGCGCTCTCTGCTTCACGCGCACGCCCAACGCGGCGAGCGCAATTAAGTAGTCCAGGTAGCGAGCACCGTGCTTGTGTAGGGCCTGAAACACACCTGCAACCGTTCTAAGGCTCGCGCGTTCAAAGGCGCGCATGGCAACTTGGGAGGCGATAAACCCAGCCAGACTTCCGCCCTTGAACAGGTGGGCATTCTGCTCAGCCCACCGGACCGAGTACTGCCAGTCGTTATCGTTGGATACGCTGCGCTGCGCTTGGTGGACGTACCAGATGCTCAGGATGTCTGGGATGAAGATGAAGTCCACGCCCGCCGCATCCCACTTCAGGTATAGGTCGAGGTCCTGGTGCTTCTTCAAGGTGTTGTCCCAGGGGATTTCGAGCAGGAGCGCTTTGGACGTCAGAAAGGAGGAGGTCTGGATCTGCGTCTCACCCGTCAGCTTACGGCGCATGAGCAGGTACTCGCTGATGCTCTCGCCCCGATCGGGGTCGCGCTGCGGCAGAACGCGCCCCGGTCCCTTCGGGGACTTGACGTACATGCGCGGGCAGATCACGACCCGCTGGGTGTGCCAATCCAGCGCGATCCGCATCTGCGCGTAGATTTTTTCCGGCAGCCACTCGTCATCATCATCGAGGAACCCGATCCATTCACCACGTGCCAGGTGAACGCCGATATTGCGCGCCTCGCCACCCCCCACGCTCTCGGGGAGCACCTCCACGCGCAAACGGTCGTCGTCAATACTGGACAGGGCCTGGACCGTCCGGTCATCCGGGCCGTCCACAACCACGATGACTTCCAAGGGTTCCCAGCGCTGCATCAGGGCGGACTTCACAGCGCGGGTGACGAGTTCGGGGCGATTACGGGTCGGGATGATGCACGACACCATCGGCAGGCCGGAGGGGAGGGGAAAACCTTGCACGCCCCAGCTTAGAGAGCAGGGTGCCAACAATTCCACGTAAAACTTCGGTATCGGTCCGCATAATGACCGGATGGTCACGGCGTTTCTGGGACTCCTCATCTTGTTGGGCGCGGCAGCAACAACTTACGTCCTTTTAGAGAAGGTACAGCGTACGGGTCGGTATTTCATCTGGCCCATCATCGTGAGCGTCACGCTGGGCACGGTGTTCGCCGCGCTGGGCACGTCGATGGGTGTCGTGAGTGCGGAAGCTTCCTCGGCCCTCACCCGGCTCAGCGGTCTCGTGGCGGACGGATTCTGTCTGCTCGCCCTGATGATGGCCCTCCTCCGCAGCCGCGCCCCCACCCACCCGGCCGTGCTGTGGGGGTATCTCCTCTTCGTGCTGGGCGCCATCGTGACGGTGCCCTGGAGCACCGAGCCCGCCTGGGCAACGGGTCTGTTCTCCACACCCCTCGTCCTGCTGGGCCTGTACGCCTGTGTGCTTACTGGGGTGACGCGCCAGGACTTCTTCAGTGTGACGCGCACCGTGCTGTCCTGGGTCCTCGTCGGCAGTCTCGCCCTCCTCGTCGTTGCCCCCGGACTCGCCTCCACCCCGTACGTGGACTCGCGCATCGGCCTCCCCATCCGGCTGCACGGGATCACCTTCCACGCCAATATGCTTGGCCTCTTGGCAGCGATGTACCTTGTCCTGCTGCTCGCACCGGACGTGTCCAAGCGCGGGCGGGTGCTGGGCGCCGCTCTCGGGCTCGCCGTGCTCGTCCTCGCCCAGAGCAAGACGGTCGTGGGTGGCCTCCTCATCGGTGTGGGCCTTATCGGGCTCGCGCAGATGTTCCGGGCCCC is a window encoding:
- a CDS encoding WecB/TagA/CpsF family glycosyltransferase, with product GGVTAQTPPTSLPDHAQRPVSRPLLGTRIDATSYAQAAADVITWAQAGGPRRVHAANVHMVMEGVDDPNFQAVTNSADLVTPDGMPLVWGLKLLGVRDAERVYGPTLTLHVCEAAAKAGVPIGLYGGTPESLGDFRAFLERQFPGIQVACTIAPPFRPLTPEEDAEDVRQILASGARILFVGIGCPKQEWWMYRHRDRLPLTMLGVGAAFDFHSGRVRQAPGAMQRLGLEWLFRLAMEPKRLWKRYVRQNPRFLLMFARQLLGGRTGSC
- a CDS encoding glycosyltransferase family 2 protein, coding for MQGFPLPSGLPMVSCIIPTRNRPELVTRAVKSALMQRWEPLEVIVVVDGPDDRTVQALSSIDDDRLRVEVLPESVGGGEARNIGVHLARGEWIGFLDDDDEWLPEKIYAQMRIALDWHTQRVVICPRMYVKSPKGPGRVLPQRDPDRGESISEYLLMRRKLTGETQIQTSSFLTSKALLLEIPWDNTLKKHQDLDLYLKWDAAGVDFIFIPDILSIWYVHQAQRSVSNDNDWQYSVRWAEQNAHLFKGGSLAGFIASQVAMRAFERASLRTVAGVFQALHKHGARYLDYLIALAALGVRVKQRALL
- a CDS encoding O-antigen ligase family protein, with product MVTAFLGLLILLGAAATTYVLLEKVQRTGRYFIWPIIVSVTLGTVFAALGTSMGVVSAEASSALTRLSGLVADGFCLLALMMALLRSRAPTHPAVLWGYLLFVLGAIVTVPWSTEPAWATGLFSTPLVLLGLYACVLTGVTRQDFFSVTRTVLSWVLVGSLALLVVAPGLASTPYVDSRIGLPIRLHGITFHANMLGLLAAMYLVLLLAPDVSKRGRVLGAALGLAVLVLAQSKTVVGGLLIGVGLIGLAQMFRAPTLTQRALLFLAMPLVILGGGSAVRSGLSDADAGVTTLTGRTQIWEITLGSWRDNPTFGYGPHLWDNDYARLNNAEWAGYAHNQLIHTLGQSGTVGAVGWAIFTLVMLRALWGALRRREYILVLLGTVLLTREVSEVPLYLGRIDTTTLFVGLIVIGLATREMFHAVVQVRRRTHPSALPEPA
- a CDS encoding transposase, with translation MAAVGCVARFATEDQFASYCMAAPMVRGSGKNSRVQLNRDGNCRLNWALHIVALTRRCCDQQTRKFLAKVKARGKTPRASLRILKTHTARELFRHLNSTSPPALFHLAAIQRHARIYF